From the genome of Amyelois transitella isolate CPQ chromosome 22, ilAmyTran1.1, whole genome shotgun sequence:
ctcaaaaaatattaccttaTTCCAATTTAATGAATAACCAAACGCCACCCCAACTTAACAAATGATAGATGTTAAGaacttacctacctattataCTCGTGCCTTCTGTTCTTTCTGCGTTTTACACCTACATCAGAATGTTTTTGgcctctatctctttccaattcgattgaatgtcgtaaaaggcgactatgggaatAGGCAAATTTATGCAGCAAACTTTAGTGCTGGTCTGATAGCTAAGAAATAACACCGTGTACCtaccagctgcttctcttgcCGCGTAGTATAAAATTCAAAGGGGAAATAAGTAGAGGTATCAGATGTAGGTACTTGGAATTGGAAGTgctaaggcgatgggctagcaacctatcactatctgaatccCTCATTTAGTTGAACCCATTTGAACCATAACAAAATTGGCTCCGTTCACTCTGTATGagataaaaatgtgtttttgttataaattaaggtacctacctattatatatacatatatataatcacgtctatatcccttgcggggtagacagagccaacagtcttgaaaagactgataggccacgttcagctatttggctttaagatagaattgcgatttaaatagcgacaggttgctagctcatcgcctaaaacaagaatcccaagtttataagcctatcccttagtcgcctttcacgatatccatggggaagagatggagtggtcctattctttttttctattggtgccgggaaccacacggcataatacATTATGTAGGGaggtaagtaataaaaaagcgTGTAGTGTAGTGCAGATATCTACTCGTACCAATTATCCAACCTATTTCTAAATGCGaatgtaagtttgttttataacaatatattctctcgtccacattttaTAGTCTATTTCCTTGTTTGgattattgtgaagttgaggttattgaagaaaatgcttaagtgcagtttgttacccgCTCACCTAAATTATTCAACGTCAACTAAACCAAACGCATAccaaaccaaaagatatgaaaatttttaagtgatgATCAAGATGTCCCataaaaatgaacaaataTGTTGAATTTGTTATCTCTTCACGCATTATCTCCTAAATTCctcctttttttcttcagttCTTCTTGAATTACTTCTGACTTTGAATACATATTTTGAATTGAAGAGAATTGAGTTTGGACTaaagaaggacatagggaTAGGAGCTTTCATCCCGGTGAAGATATTGGTTCCTGTGGGATTTGCAAACAATCTGTATTTTCTTGTAGGTGGCGATAAAtatgcgcgggcgaagccgcagTTATGAGCTAGTAGaacttaaataagtaattagtcattaaataaaaaaaatgtgtttaagtatttaatgcactaaaatgatttaatgatacaaattatgtattttgtttaaatataaataacgaGAAAATTGAGTATAAAgattaacttataaaataatttaaattagataCATTATGTACAAATCACATGATCTGaaattttagtaataataattaatagttaTATTCTCGTGTTATTACAGTACAGACTATTTCAAAATGTAATCATCAAACCTTCTTAAATAGAACATAAAAGATACGATCTAGTAAAAATTGTGTAaggttatatatgtatctacttacttaattatctCTTTCAATAGATACCTGGGGATGAAAATTCTGAGATTTGATATGAAATTTCAATCGTGCCctatcttaattaaaatttgaattaatagaAGCGAAaccataattataaattaataatatttttgttaagctTACATTACGTatatatcttaataaaatatcacaCAACCTAGCTTTTGATCCATGCTGCcgtttttaattgttataaataattgatgCAGGTAAAATATAATCCAATCACTCATTTATAGCCATTATTTTACTGTACAgtaatgtgtttttttattttaataaattattgtcgTTAAAAAGgtctttaaaatctttttcggtggttatttggttttttttaatagatatctAAAAACAATGCTGAATTTATCAcgattaattttttctttctattaaaaaacaataggttAAGAATCATTTCACAATAATATCTCTTAATTAAGTCTAGGGACGTTTTTGATAAACAGATCATTAATGAAAGAAGACTGCTTaagaaaaatttgttttgttataattataaccctatattatagttataaatataatcatctattaattcataaattattttccatgTGAAATCTGAACAGGTATGGTAagtatatgttttaaaaaaatacttcatgTAGGGTTTTTTTGGAGGGTTTATATTCAGTGAAGCATACAGTAGGTAGCATCATACCATAGCATATCCCTTCATCATACCACAGACAGAATGGTCTGTTTACACCTTATAAATCTAACCCGATCATTCCAAGTCGTCAATCAAGGAATCCAATTCTTTCTGCAGCGTCTGCGATTCTTCTCTTTGCTTGAGGACATCGTCTTTTAGCCGGTCTACGTTCGCCATGAGCAAAGCATTTCCCTTCTTCAAAGCGTTGACCCTGGTCTCGTGTCGCTTTAGTCTCGTAGATAGATTTTCCTTCTTCTTAGGCAAAGGAGCATcctgtaattaaattatttgttgttaAATTAACAGAAATATCAGTTTTTAATTCAGTAGTGACAAAACCTACTCCGAAatgatcattttatttatcaacataTTCCTTTGAACTTCGAATTATGAATTGAAGTTtcgtcttatttatttattttaaaatattcctacaaatatttaaaagtagacGTAAGTTTTACTTACTTCAGGCTCGCTTTCGCTTTCAGTTTCACTTTCGGTATCTTGCTCTGTTTCCGTCTctgtttcttcttcttctgaCTCACTCTTCTTCTCTTCTTCAGATTCTTCCTCTTCCTCGTCTTCGTCTTCATCATCAGAACCAACTTCTTTCATCATTGACGCCATCTTGTCCACCTCCTGTTTTAACTCCTTGTATTTTCGTTTTTCTTCCCTGGACAAGAAGAGTTAACGAGTtctatacatacttaaaatttgtAGAGGTTGAACACAATAATCTACATTTGAAGTCTTTTGCGAAGTCGAAAttgctattaaaattttcaagctCAATTGTTCAGTTCAAGGCATAAGCACAGTATGATTATAGCATATATAACGCAGGTAGCGTTGCAAGATTCAAAATGTATGTCATAATACTTACCGACGAAACGTGGCTAatcgttaaaaaaatcttcatcTAAAATTATTCGATGAATGTTATACTACGTGCTTTGTACTTTTATGATAAGTTCAGGAAAATAAGATAAGAAGACGTTTAGTAAAATAGTACAGCATGCTCaagaaagttttaattatagagAAAACGTTAAAAATCCCCAACATAAGTTGTTTATGCAGTGAACATACTACAATTTGACTTATTAACGCataaagaaattaagaaaattgatAAGTTCACGTCTAAAGTCATAAGCTTTCTTCAATGCAAATAGAGAGGTAAGAACTAGAACTGACTTTAAAGCAGCTTGCTGGTTCTTCAATGCCATTTTAAAGCCCATTCGTTCTTTCTTCATGTGGTCTTGCTTTTCTTTTAGATGTCTGATTTTGTTCCTCATATTGCgtatttctttctccattctTTTTTGCTTCTTTTCCTCACTTTCTTCCtgtaatgaaaatatgaatttaaatcttaaCATCTTCCTATACAGGTCATAAGCATAccagatattatttttatgactgactTGTAAGttttactactttttattgataaataaaggAAGAATAAgaaacttataatttaaataaaacagttacTTTACCTCTTCTTCatcggattcttcttcttcttcaaaaCTGTCATCTTTGGTTATCGAAAGCTGTCTGATAGCGTGGCTCGAACGTCTTGAACCCATGTTTGAAGGCATAATACCCTGGAAATgtaaacatttattacaatgaTTTAATGATGTTCAGTTGTCAAAAAGCAAAAATCAAGTGTTACCTCATCATCTCGGTTAGTGAAAGCAAAGTTATCAGAAGCaatgttattattagtgtTCATAGAAGACTTTTTGAGTTCCTGGGCTTCTGCagaatttatatctatattcaATAACCTACATTGCTTCTCAAATTCAAGCTGCCTCTTTTGATAGAATGACAATGGTTCCTCTGATAAATACATTTCTTCAAGCTTGTTCTGAAAGTGTTAGTAAAGCATTAGTTAAGCCCATAAGCATGAAAATTCATACTTGCTGTAAAtgttcaataattattatgattaccGATAAGGCctgttctaattttttttccaattcgGCATTTCTTCTTTTAACTTCCTCAAGTTCTGTTAAAGCTGTGTCTCTATCTTCAGCCGcttctaaatattttctttctaaatTATCCGCATTCTCTTTAGTTTTTTCGACTTCTTGCTTAAGACTATTGACGAGCCTTTCATCATATGCATCCGTAACAGATATAACAGTTTTGTGTTGCTCTTGTTTAATAATGGCACGTTCCCTAGCAAGTTCAGCTTCCAAATTTTGTATCCTTGTTAAAAGtcgtttattttctctttcttgtgcttctttatttcttagttCAATAGCTAGTAACTGCTTTGTGGACTGGAGATCGTCTCTGACCTTATCAATATCATCCATTTCATCAATCTCCTCTTCTTCTGTCGCTGGGGTTTGAAGAATGCCctgctttaaaaataaaagacatttaTAGCTAGCAACTATTAAGTTCATAGTGCTACGAGTGATGTAGATGACTTTGTTGATTTTGGAACTATTAGTCCAATAAGATTTGTCCTtattacgtatgtatgttaattcccgaaataaaatacttttgtacCACTTACCTCTGGAATACATGCTCCTGATGGCGAAGCTTGAATATTAGCTTGAGACATAGACTTCTGTACTTGTTCTTCAATAGTCATTTGCCGTCTAAATTTCCTTAAACCTTCTAGATTAGGTTTACTTCTATCATtagttttaactttttttaatctaacACCTTTGTTAATCTCTTTAAGGAGTTCATTGTGTGAATTAGGTTTCTCTGATTCGAATATGAACtggtctttattttttacaacgGCTGATCTAGTGATGATGGGGCTGGACCTAAAATTAAAGTCATAAAGCGTGAGTTTGTAAGAAAAGAGACGTGCCAATTTTTTATCGCGaatgttgttataaaaaatgttctaCGTCTATGCAAGAATAATTACCGCTATACGATTATGATCATCGTTTTTGCGTTCGTTAGCTTTGCGTATTCCCTGGGAAGAAAAATGCCTAGGATTTATCTATGACTACCTACGTTCCAGATGTACGGTGTTTAAACAATGATAATGGTAAGCAatcgatatttttgtttaaaaatctaCTGAATAGTTACTTgccataattatattgtataataGGCGTCGGTGGTCGGATCGGTAAGGTACGGTTGAAATGCGTGATTCGCAAAAGCTCAAATCAGCTCAAGCTGCTCAGGTTCAAATCGCACCTCAGCCATGTACCAATTActctattcaaaattatgtacattacaGTAACGAATGCTCTTatgagggaaaacatagtaattcaggcaactggttGTGTAACCATttatccaatacgggttaggtttacctgcaaaagttgcggaggtcagatgggggtcgctttgtgtaaaaacttgactcacacaatccaggatccatggtcaaagccACACCccgactaaagccaggaggacaaagaattaggtatattgtttagtaaaaatagtaaacctagcaaaataataatataaaacctgTCATTGCAGACAACATGTTTCAGTTTCTTCCCCTGTTCGACCTCCTTCATCATGTCGCTCCAGTCTGGTCTCTTCCGTGGTCTGCTGCGGAGTTGTTCTACCTTCTTCAGCTTCTGAGGATCCAGTGGCGCCTTCTTGAATTCCGGGGGTGGCGGCATCTTTGGCGGCAAGGGCGGTGGCATTGGTGGTGGTGTCGGTTTAAGCAAACCTGTCACATGTAAATTGTGAATTTCCTTTCTATAGAACTTTActtatattcatacataagatcaagtctttatccctgACGGGCTAGACAGAAGCAATCGTCTTAAAAGACTTGAAGGCAACGTACAGCTGTAGGTATGgcttatgataaaattgagattcaaatagtgtcaggttgctagcccatcgcctaaaagtagaatcccgaGTTCATTAGCCTATctcgtagtcgccttttacgtcgtccatgagaaagatatggagtggtcctattctagggtaccggaaaccacacggcaaataggtacatatatagaaCTTAATTCgtaaatacctaaatacttaggtacttgtctactaatttattgtttcataTGCCTTTAGAATATGACTGGCGCTTTAGAATATGACtaatctatctctttcccatgactgtcgtaaaaaggaataggcacattcatctaggGAAGCTTTAAACATGATTGATCCATTATAGCCTAGTTTCCCCTGAGAaagttacggaggtcagacgagaatcgcttcatgtaaaaatttgATGTACCCAATCTAAAATCATGGTGAAAAGGTACTTACACACAGGCCCCTCTCATATAATCGGGAATAACGCCAGGAGATATagacaaatttattaattcaattctTTTTATCAACTATATCaaccttaaaatattattgagaATTTACATTCTTAATTGCccttaaaactataaatttttcgtattaaataatatcgcgaacattataaaaaaaaagtttaaatataagtagcCCCACCACTACATATTTTACGTTCtttctgaaatttaaaacagGTTTTATTAGTTCtctccatcttcaatatcacCCTAACCCACCTTTAAATAATGCTCCTTGCCCCTCTTCCGCCATTATTATCACTTCCGTCTTATTTATCACCAATAATATCACTAACACAATTCTAGAAATCTATAAGAGTCACATCAACCAAGAACTAAAAgagttttttcttaattatattcGACGTAAAATCGAAATcactataaatttaatacagtGAACACAATCAATAGTATGAAATAGACCATCGTACTGATCTCGTGTGCATTTGCACCTGAGTCTAGTATGCGGTGCATGCGGAAAAGCCCGCTACTATTTTGGATCACATTTAGACCATCGTCTGACATACAAGAGATCAAAAAGCAAAGATCTGAATGAATGTCTCTTGCTCGGTATGCTCATTAGAAGTTAGCTTACTTTGTAATGTAATTGCAAGcgtaatttaatgttaaagaTTTGCGTTTTCTACGTTTCATTACAAAATTGTTTGAGGTTTATTAACCGAAGTTATTTCAatcatgttaattttttaaattaaatcttttacatgtaaataaataatagacacttaaattaattaaagtatcGCCTTCAGTTCTGCATAGGTAGATATGAATTCTAACGTCACTCTTTATTACCTAACAAAGTGAGTCTCTTAAAAATCTTTCATGTTATCTCGATAAACTAATCTCATTAAAACCCTTACTACGAATCGACTGCCAAAAATCATTGCTGATTAATGCTAGGCTTCATGTATTGCGCCTGCGTCGATCGTACGCGCATTCTGATCTAGTCTAATTTTGTGCCAGAGAAAGTGCTAGTGTGTCAATGTTGTGTCACAGTATAAGGAACaatacaaagaaataaaagattattttcagCAATTTGATTCATCGCTCTATCTAATAGCATTTGTTTTACTTCTTCATTTCAGACCTATTTAAAGATACCACATCTATACGCTCTTAAATAGCGATCACAATGGCTACCAACTGTGGTGTTTATATGCTTctgtttgtatgaaatttctataagtacataatgaatatatttataaccttCAGACTTGAcatgataagaaaaagaaTTGCATCAAGTAACTCAAATCTGTTTTTGGAAGAATCATATGGAGGCTCATCATACAGACGCCATTTAACGATTTTgctataaagacgtgatttctGTGCCTATTAGCTACAGAGTCTAATTCagttaaaagtacttacttctTAAACTCTCATTCTTTGTCAGCGTATGTCCTTTCGGAATTTCATTAGCCAGGGTTTTGTCTATATTTTCCTTCACTCGCTCGTGTAAAGGATCCCTCCATTTCTTCACAGGCTCGTCTTTCGAAGGCTGTTTCTGTAGTGAAGGTTTGCGGGGTGGTAGCtggaaaaacaataaatattcttattagTCAACAACATGAGAGAATGAcagatttttagaaaaaagaaaaaattcggTTGAATCACCTATCGTCAAATCACCTAAAAAGCACATTTAACCGATAATAGTTTTATAAggtggaataaaaaaaaatacctttgaTGGAGTTTTTTCAAGTGGTGTTGGTGGCTTTGTTGCCATTTTAGATTTGGTTTCCATTTTTTCTTCTACTTTAGGAGTCTCAGTCACTTTGGTAACAGGTTTTGTGTCTTTGTTTGTAGTATTTGTGGAACTTTTATCATTAGTAATCTTATTGTTCACCGCATTATTAGGCTTTGTAGGACCATTTTTACTTGATTTGTCTTCAGCCTTTTCGGCTTTCCTATCAACTATAGTTACTGATTTTTCCTTAGCTTTATCATCGATTGTTCTTACTGTCCTTAAAGTTGGTTTCTTTTCTTCGGCCTTATTATTAACGGCCTTTTCTTCTGCTTTAGGGGTTTTGGTGTccaatttagaatttttgtcttcCTGTTTGGGAGATTTGTCCacagtttttaaattagattttgAAAACCTTGGCTTCTCGTCGGCTGGTTTTGTAGCTTTATCTAATAGTTTGGCTGCTGATGGTTTTACTAACTTTTCTTCTACAGGTTCTGCAACACCGTTTTCATTTTTGTCTCTTATTGTAGCTTGTTTCTTTAGTCCGGCtgcaaagaaatatataaataaaacataagtaagtattaaaagGCAATTTTCGATTCAATAGaatatatctaaataaaattttcttcctttgtcattatttgagATAAAAGATGAGCCGACTGTGATATTAATAagcaataagaataaaattaatcctcccatataatacttaaatataattgtttgtcATGTTTTTACGGCGCAGTCGCTGAACGATTTTAGGTAGTCAATCAAGGGTGAGAGAAggatttgaaatttttgttcAACCCTGATGATAAAAAACATAGGTGTAGATGTTTAGATGTGTaacctatatataaaaattgcatGAAGATTATAAAACTAGAAAGGTCGAAAAATTTTTTAagagtaggtacattaaattttatagaaaatgatATTGATGGAAACACGTGTTGTGACCCCGACGCGGGCGGTGCATTTTGATGGCATGCGCGTGCGCGTACGTAAATAAACATGGCCGTTGCCAAGATGGCCGACCTTCGCTATTTTAGCACGGTAGCTTGTCAAAATTCTCTATTAAATAGCCAAGTGGATATGAAAAATTAGCTTTtattggtaaaaatatttaaccaaTTATAATGCCTGAGTTACGACGTCCCTAACTGTTATTGCAAAAGCggatatattttcataaatattaatcagAGAAGATAAAGACATTGTTAAACTTGGAAAAGGGGTAAAGTTTTACTATtccttattttgaataaattccaTCCCATTGAGGTCCATAAATGAGTAATCCCTGTCATCTTCGTCTTGGCACTCATACAGTTGAGTGCAAAAGTCCATATCGttttaaactgttttatattaatttattttgaattaatcaCGGTGAATTTTGAATACTTTTTAGATAAAACATTAATCTTTTAGAATCTAGCAGATAAATCAACTTGATTTCTTATCCGTTTGCCATTTTTTTAAGGTTGATTGATAGATAATGTTTTAAGCATTAAGTTTATCTGCAGTAACTTTAAGGcttaggtaatattttttttaaacacatatacatattttacaacGTATTTTGAAGACGGTGGCTATGATAATTTCGAATCAATTAAACGGGCCCTTATGGAAATTTCAAAGATAATTTCACGCATCcgtttattttgtgaaaagTCAGTCCTCTCTAAAAATACCGGGCCGTCTGCGTGGTCCCGAAATATCTCCACAACACTCCCGTTTATCCGACACGTCATGACACAGCGAATTTAAcacttttagttttattttatagcctGGCCCTAGATTGAACtttgttatttgaaaaatgGAATATTGACGTACCATCTGAAATATGTCCTTCTACCTATATCTATGTACGTATCCGATTTTATCTAAAACTATTTGgaacatattataatataatgattTCGGCTTCTTCTAGTGTAGCAAAGAAGTGAAATGATTATTTGTTTCAATTAGATAATGTGacaagtaatttaattttgaaaaacctATACATCTAAGTACTTagcaaaatatacttattgcatttaagtatttatatatttttactttattgactttaacgaggtaagtaaattaaaattgtaattatgtGCAGTTAAACTTTACCTTGAAATATTCAAACGTTGATAGGATCCCTTGCATAAAACCTGCTTTTCACAATTTCATCGATTTAATTATGACATCACCAAATCCACAGCGTTCCTGAATTTAGCGTCCGATTTACTGAAATTCCTTACGCGCCTGCGCACACCAAATTCGTTTGGTTACACACTCCAGACTAACAAACTTTTGAACGGTTTCGGAGAGTCAATTATTATGAAGTTGTGTCTCCTGCCAAAGCTTCGGGCAGGTGCTGACGTcatcatacacatacatacatcaacaCATCTACCCACTGAAGATATAACATGCAATGTGAAAAATACGGCTATTCCAAAGTAGCgttggaaaaataataaacatcacTAACAATAATAGAATAGCATGGAATTATTTATGTTCGGGATTCGTTCTAGTAGCCATCTAcattacttatacatacatacatacatataatcacatctatatcccttgcggggtagacagagccaacagtcctgagcggactgataggccacgttcagctatttggctttaagataaaattgagattatagatatagataattGATACATTACTTATGTTGTCATTATTACATGTGTGGAAAAATGTGAATATgaaaataagattaaattaTCGTATTTTAATACATGTTTCACACATTTAGatacatgtatgtaacatGTATCTACACCTACCCAGTTATCACAAggagtttatattttacatatgtattaacATTCGTTTAGTGTTAATATTTACGTGGCAAGAATATTCTTTTGTAACATCGATAACCGAGCAATCATAAAAAAGTGGTGTAGAAAGTATCATAGTCACatgtttaaaagtttaaaggCCAAATTAATCAAGTTCTCAGTTTGTTTGAACCCTAAATATAAATTCCAAAATTGCCCGAGCAAAGTTTACCTTCCatcaattcaattaatttcgCTATGTCTTCTAAAATAATAGCGTTGGAGCTCGCCGCCGGCTCCGCCATTTTGGCACGCGCGAAAAAATTGTGACTTCCTCGTCGGAAAGATTGAGCCGGACTGAAGATCGGACTATCAACGAAATTATCACACTTTTTATAAATCCGAGAGCTGAGAGTTAAAGTATTGACAGGAACATGgacaaatgaaaaagaaataataatgttcCACTGCGTTGCGTGGTTAttcgtaagtaggtacctaagtattgaagaagttttaaagaaattattcctaatgtagatattttactttcatattttaattttatttaaatctaaatttttataaatgagcATTAGCAACCTGGCTAAAAGGTAACTTCTTGGTTATAAGCGAATTTTGTTGATGTTTTGAGCAGAGAAGTTACCGCTTAATTTTCAGAAATTCCCGCGCATGCGAATCCTCGGCGGCAGGCACAGCTAATAAGCGCTCCATAAATCATACATGCACTTTACATTTAGACTGCTCAACATTGAAAATAGCTGCTTATTCGTCATATCACCTAGAAAAGCGCTTACGTATTATTCCTCTACACGCGCAATATAATGTCATTGATACGAACCACTTCCAATCCTACGCATGAATTAGACGacttttgatttataaatGGCTGGCAGATTTGCTGACGTTACGAATTTAAACAACGGATGTGATGTTTTCCGCCCTAGGATGACAAAAACAGACCTAAATTTAGGTTCTTACTAAGTGAATGGGTTTTCTAATATATTTGTCGTTGTTTTTAGACTGTAGAAAAGGAGGCTGAATCATACAATGAAATTCGGAAAACGTAGAAAACTATTCAGAAATTCATATGTCTCTACTATCTGTACTAGTATGTAAAGATTCAGATTCagacatttcttttttgtttgtaaggaCTAAACTCAAAAATTAACTAGCTCGATTTTCACAGATGAAAATCGGAAGAGAGATAAATGGGGCACCATGGATTCGACTTGAAGTAATACCATGGCCCGGGGTCCTAAATTGGTATTATAACATATTACTacgtaagtaataataaatagctcTTTAGGTttctttcatcaaaattttattaagccTCATCATGTTTCCACAGAATTTGATGATAAATAGAGTTAAGCAGGTAACTTTAGGCTACAAGTCGGTTTGCCGGAAGagtttttccttttattttcagaGTTTAAGTTTAGGTAATTTTTCGCCGCGTCGCAAGGGCGCTACGTGGGCGGGGTGGGGGCATCTGAATTTAAGAGGATGTGTATGTGTCAACTCgcctcttcttcctcctggttagtcccggttgcattctcacaCTATGGATAAAAGCCTGAGGTATGCCTATGACCATGGATTCTCGGTGACTGATCTCGTGTGAATGAaacaagtaaattttttttttcgaaaattgGCACAATTGTGCAACTAAATCTGTTTAAAAGGTTCAATTCAACCACATTATTATTGATTGTGAACTAActtaataacaaaacataaaagtaCCCTCAAGTAACGAGtttacatgaaaataataataaatgaggAAGATAAAAGAAGCGGAAAGCTTGCATGgccacataaaatcacacctcttccggatgggtaggcagagactctTGCCACTTGCCACGAACCTTGCTTCATAGcctacaaaacaaataagaaataaGTGCCAAGTGGAAAACTGTAGTCTCTCCCTACATGGCAAGAAACGACAGTTTAcgagtatgtacatatgtatagaaCTTACGTTTCTTAGCAGCCGGCTGGTCTTCTACTTCCGCTTTAGTATCCACTGGCTTCAATTTCCTCTGAGTCCATGGTGGGGGAGCCTCGGCGTCTTTATCCTTGACCCATGGTGGGCGGTAGTTATCTCTCTTCGCCCCAGAGTTGCTCACGTTGCCGATCGGCATGGTGGTAGCCTGTGTGATGTTGAAGATTTGTTTGACTTATTATTCTTTGTCAACGATAACCGGTTCGTGgcccaaatagaaaaaaagaataggaccactctatctctttcccatggatatcgtaaaaagtgactaagggatttttggctctgtctaccccgcgagggataaagacgtgactatttgtatgtatgtatgccaaCTTTACTTTTCACGGCGGTACAATAATGCGAGTAATATGTGGCATGATTGTTATAAGGTATTTCCTACAGC
Proteins encoded in this window:
- the LOC106134200 gene encoding DNA ligase 1 isoform X3, which codes for MAEPAASSNAIILEDIAKLIELMEAGLKKQATIRDKNENGVAEPVEEKLVKPSAAKLLDKATKPADEKPRFSKSNLKTVDKSPKQEDKNSKLDTKTPKAEEKAVNNKAEEKKPTLRTVRTIDDKAKEKSVTIVDRKAEKAEDKSSKNGPTKPNNAVNNKITNDKSSTNTTNKDTKPVTKVTETPKVEEKMETKSKMATKPPTPLEKTPSKLPPRKPSLQKQPSKDEPVKKWRDPLHERVKENIDKTLANEIPKGHTLTKNESLRSLLKPTPPPMPPPLPPKMPPPPEFKKAPLDPQKLKKVEQLRSRPRKRPDWSDMMKEVEQGKKLKHVVCNDRSSPIITRSAVVKNKDQFIFESEKPNSHNELLKEINKGVRLKKVKTNDRSKPNLEGLRKFRRQMTIEEQVQKSMSQANIQASPSGACIPEQGILQTPATEEEEIDEMDDIDKVRDDLQSTKQLLAIELRNKEAQERENKRLLTRIQNLEAELARERAIIKQEQHKTVISVTDAYDERLVNSLKQEVEKTKENADNLERKYLEAAEDRDTALTELEEVKRRNAELEKKLEQALSNKLEEMYLSEEPLSFYQKRQLEFEKQCRLLNIDINSAEAQELKKSSMNTNNNIASDNFAFTNRDDEGIMPSNMGSRRSSHAIRQLSITKDDSFEEEEESDEEEEESEEKKQKRMEKEIRNMRNKIRHLKEKQDHMKKERMGFKMALKNQQAALKEEKRKYKELKQEVDKMASMMKEVGSDDEDEDEEEEESEEEKKSESEEEETETETEQDTESETESESEPEDAPLPKKKENLSTRLKRHETRVNALKKGNALLMANVDRLKDDVLKQREESQTLQKELDSLIDDLE
- the LOC106134200 gene encoding DNA ligase 1 isoform X4; translated protein: MTGITHLWTSMGWNLFKIRNTGLKKQATIRDKNENGVAEPVEEKLVKPSAAKLLDKATKPADEKPRFSKSNLKTVDKSPKQEDKNSKLDTKTPKAEEKAVNNKAEEKKPTLRTVRTIDDKAKEKSVTIVDRKAEKAEDKSSKNGPTKPNNAVNNKITNDKSSTNTTNKDTKPVTKVTETPKVEEKMETKSKMATKPPTPLEKTPSKLPPRKPSLQKQPSKDEPVKKWRDPLHERVKENIDKTLANEIPKGHTLTKNESLRSLLKPTPPPMPPPLPPKMPPPPEFKKAPLDPQKLKKVEQLRSRPRKRPDWSDMMKEVEQGKKLKHVVCNDRSSPIITRSAVVKNKDQFIFESEKPNSHNELLKEINKGVRLKKVKTNDRSKPNLEGLRKFRRQMTIEEQVQKSMSQANIQASPSGACIPEQGILQTPATEEEEIDEMDDIDKVRDDLQSTKQLLAIELRNKEAQERENKRLLTRIQNLEAELARERAIIKQEQHKTVISVTDAYDERLVNSLKQEVEKTKENADNLERKYLEAAEDRDTALTELEEVKRRNAELEKKLEQALSNKLEEMYLSEEPLSFYQKRQLEFEKQCRLLNIDINSAEAQELKKSSMNTNNNIASDNFAFTNRDDEGIMPSNMGSRRSSHAIRQLSITKDDSFEEEEESDEEEEESEEKKQKRMEKEIRNMRNKIRHLKEKQDHMKKERMGFKMALKNQQAALKEEKRKYKELKQEVDKMASMMKEVGSDDEDEDEEEEESEEEKKSESEEEETETETEQDTESETESESEPEDAPLPKKKENLSTRLKRHETRVNALKKGNALLMANVDRLKDDVLKQREESQTLQKELDSLIDDLE